From the genome of Parazoarcus communis, one region includes:
- the napA gene encoding nitrate reductase catalytic subunit NapA, translating to MSMDRREFIKANAVAAAAATAGISIPVVAQAQARNGDGTKVRWDKAACRFCGTGCSVLVGVQNGRIVATQGDPDAPVNRGLNCIKGYFLSKIMYGDDRLTKPLLRMKGGKYDKNGEFTPISWDQAFDIMADKWKAAIKTHGADSIAMFGSGQWTVWEGYAAAKLYKAGFRTNNLDPNARHCMASAVTGFMRTFGIDEPMGCYDDIENADSFVLWGSNMAEMHPILWSRITDRRLSKEGTEVHVLSTFEHRSYELADNPMIFVPNTDLAILNYICNYIIQNKKVNTEFVSRNVNFKMGETDIGFGLRPNHVLEAKATNNGYPGADGKPKGNASAAKDITFDEFAKFVSEYTAEKVSKLSGVPVANLQRMAETYADPNRKVVSFWTMGFNQHTRGTWVNNMIYNVHLLVGKISEPGNSPFSLTGQPSACGTAREVGTFAHRLPADMVVGNPMHRAIAEEIWKLPEGTIPSKVGLHAVAQSRALKDGKVKCYWTSTTNNMQAGPNINDEVYPGWRNEEAFVVVSDVYPTVSAMSADLILPSAMWTEKEGAYGNAERRTQFWRQQVAPPGEAKSDLWQYIEFAKRFKVEEVWPAELIAKMPEYKGKTLYDVLYANGQVNKFPLSDIEKANSHAIKGYTNDESKALGYYLQKGLFEEYARFGRGHGHDLADFDVYHKARGLRWPVVDGKETLWRFREGYDPYVKTGEGVKFYGHKDNKAVVFALPYQDPPEMPDKDFDMWLCTGRVLEHWHTGSMTRRVPELHRSVPEAQVFMHPDDASKRGLQRGMAVKVASRRGEIVARLETRGRNKPPVGLIFVPFFDEGRLVNKLTLDATCPISKETDFKKCAVKVTKA from the coding sequence ATGAGCATGGACAGACGCGAATTCATCAAGGCCAATGCGGTTGCGGCCGCAGCGGCAACGGCGGGCATCAGCATTCCGGTGGTGGCGCAGGCGCAGGCCAGGAATGGCGACGGCACCAAGGTGCGCTGGGACAAGGCCGCCTGCCGCTTCTGCGGTACCGGCTGTTCGGTGCTGGTCGGCGTGCAGAACGGCCGCATCGTTGCCACTCAGGGCGACCCGGATGCACCGGTCAACCGCGGCCTGAACTGTATCAAGGGCTACTTCCTGTCGAAGATCATGTACGGCGACGACCGTCTGACCAAGCCGCTGCTGCGCATGAAAGGCGGCAAATACGACAAGAACGGCGAGTTCACGCCGATCTCGTGGGATCAGGCCTTCGACATCATGGCCGACAAGTGGAAGGCCGCGATCAAGACCCACGGCGCCGACTCGATCGCGATGTTCGGTTCCGGGCAGTGGACGGTGTGGGAAGGCTATGCGGCGGCCAAGCTGTACAAGGCCGGTTTCCGCACCAACAACCTCGACCCCAATGCGCGTCACTGCATGGCGTCGGCTGTTACCGGCTTCATGCGTACCTTCGGCATCGACGAGCCGATGGGCTGCTACGACGACATCGAGAACGCCGACAGCTTCGTGCTGTGGGGCTCGAACATGGCCGAGATGCACCCCATCCTGTGGAGCCGCATCACCGACCGCCGGCTGTCGAAGGAAGGCACCGAGGTTCATGTGCTGTCGACCTTCGAGCATCGTTCCTACGAGCTCGCCGACAACCCCATGATCTTCGTGCCCAACACCGATCTGGCGATCCTGAACTACATCTGCAACTACATCATCCAGAACAAGAAGGTGAACACCGAGTTCGTCAGCCGCAACGTCAATTTCAAGATGGGCGAGACGGATATCGGTTTTGGCCTGCGCCCGAACCATGTGCTGGAAGCGAAAGCCACCAATAACGGCTATCCGGGCGCGGACGGCAAGCCCAAGGGCAATGCCAGCGCGGCCAAGGACATCACGTTCGACGAGTTCGCCAAGTTCGTGTCCGAGTACACCGCCGAGAAAGTGTCCAAGCTGTCCGGCGTGCCGGTCGCGAACCTGCAGCGCATGGCCGAAACTTATGCCGACCCGAACCGCAAGGTGGTGTCGTTCTGGACCATGGGCTTCAACCAGCACACCCGCGGTACCTGGGTGAACAACATGATCTACAACGTGCATCTGCTCGTTGGCAAGATCTCGGAGCCGGGCAACAGCCCGTTCTCGCTCACCGGTCAGCCCTCGGCCTGCGGTACGGCGCGCGAAGTCGGCACGTTTGCCCACCGTCTGCCGGCAGACATGGTGGTTGGCAATCCGATGCACCGCGCCATCGCCGAAGAGATCTGGAAGCTGCCCGAGGGCACGATTCCGTCCAAGGTCGGCCTCCACGCCGTGGCCCAGAGCCGCGCGCTCAAGGACGGCAAGGTCAAGTGCTACTGGACCTCGACCACCAACAACATGCAGGCCGGCCCCAACATCAACGACGAGGTCTATCCGGGCTGGCGCAACGAAGAGGCTTTCGTTGTGGTGTCGGACGTCTATCCGACGGTGTCGGCGATGTCGGCCGACCTGATCCTGCCCTCGGCGATGTGGACCGAGAAGGAAGGCGCCTACGGCAACGCCGAACGCCGCACCCAGTTCTGGCGCCAGCAGGTGGCGCCGCCGGGTGAGGCGAAGAGCGACCTGTGGCAGTACATCGAGTTCGCGAAGCGCTTCAAGGTCGAGGAAGTGTGGCCGGCCGAGCTCATCGCCAAGATGCCGGAGTACAAGGGCAAGACCCTGTACGACGTGCTCTACGCCAACGGCCAGGTGAACAAGTTCCCGCTGTCCGACATCGAGAAGGCCAACAGCCACGCGATCAAGGGCTACACCAACGACGAGTCGAAGGCGCTGGGCTACTACCTGCAGAAAGGCCTGTTCGAGGAGTACGCACGTTTCGGTCGCGGTCATGGTCACGACCTCGCCGACTTCGACGTGTATCACAAGGCGCGCGGTCTGCGCTGGCCGGTGGTCGATGGCAAGGAAACCCTGTGGCGCTTCCGCGAGGGCTACGACCCGTACGTCAAGACCGGCGAAGGGGTGAAGTTCTACGGTCACAAGGACAACAAGGCCGTGGTGTTCGCGCTGCCCTACCAGGATCCCCCGGAAATGCCGGACAAGGACTTCGACATGTGGCTGTGTACCGGTCGCGTGCTCGAGCACTGGCACACCGGCTCGATGACCCGTCGCGTGCCCGAGCTGCACCGCTCGGTGCCCGAGGCCCAGGTCTTCATGCATCCGGATGATGCCAGCAAGCGCGGTCTGCAGCGTGGCATGGCGGTGAAAGTCGCTTCGCGTCGTGGCGAGATCGTCGCCCGGCTCGAAACCCGCGGCCGCAACAAGCCGCCGGTGGGCCTGATCTTCGTGCCCTTCTTCGATGAGGGCCGGCTGGTCAACAAGCTCACGCTCGATGCCACCTGCCCGATCTCGAAGGAAACCGACTTCAAGAAGTGCGCAGTCAAGGTAACCAAGGCCTGA
- the napG gene encoding ferredoxin-type protein NapG codes for MSKTKNTTASAPASTGPATSRRRFLKDAAGVAGGAGLLALGTGLYSRQASALPATAIRPPGALAEADFLAACVRCGLCVRDCPYDTLKLAQLGDGVATGTPYFEARKIPCEMCEDIPCVAACPTGALDRGLSEIGEARMGLAVLIDQENCLNFLGLRCDVCYRVCPVIDKAITLELVHNPRSDRHAMLLPTVHSDACTGCGKCERSCVLPGESAIKVLPLKLAQGSKAEHYRRGWEEKAEAGGSLIGDQVEMPVRGLEGKAYGDTRVGPGDAPATAEKSGIDSGWKP; via the coding sequence ATGAGTAAAACCAAGAATACGACCGCTTCCGCGCCTGCCAGCACCGGCCCGGCCACGTCACGTCGCCGCTTCCTCAAGGATGCGGCAGGCGTGGCGGGCGGGGCGGGTCTGCTCGCGCTCGGGACCGGTCTGTATTCCCGACAGGCTTCGGCGCTGCCGGCGACGGCGATCCGTCCGCCCGGCGCGCTGGCCGAAGCCGATTTTCTGGCTGCGTGCGTGCGTTGCGGGCTGTGCGTGCGTGACTGCCCGTATGACACGCTGAAGCTCGCGCAACTCGGCGACGGCGTGGCCACGGGCACGCCTTACTTCGAAGCGCGCAAGATTCCGTGCGAGATGTGTGAAGACATCCCCTGCGTGGCGGCGTGCCCTACCGGTGCGCTCGATCGCGGGCTGAGCGAGATCGGCGAGGCGCGCATGGGGCTCGCGGTGCTGATCGACCAGGAAAACTGTCTCAATTTCCTCGGTCTGCGCTGCGACGTCTGCTACCGGGTGTGCCCGGTGATCGACAAGGCCATCACGCTGGAACTGGTGCATAACCCGCGCTCCGACCGTCACGCCATGCTGCTGCCGACGGTGCATTCGGACGCCTGCACTGGTTGTGGCAAGTGCGAGCGTTCCTGCGTGCTGCCGGGCGAGTCCGCCATCAAGGTGTTGCCGCTCAAGCTGGCGCAGGGTTCCAAGGCCGAGCATTACCGCCGCGGCTGGGAAGAGAAGGCCGAAGCCGGCGGCTCCCTGATCGGCGATCAGGTCGAGATGCCGGTTCGGGGGCTCGAAGGCAAGGCCTACGGCGACACCCGCGTAGGACCGGGTGATGCACCTGCTACGGCTGAAAAGAGCGGCATCGACTCGGGGTGGAAGCCATGA
- the napH gene encoding quinol dehydrogenase ferredoxin subunit NapH has protein sequence MSANAQSRGAVPPTSVRGAAMRGVVARPGAEAIEAKGWLIAHKWLLLRRASQLGILALFMVGPWFGWWIVKGNLASSLTLGVLPLTDPFLIAQQAAAGHWPYREALIGGGIVMAFYLLLGGRMFCAWVCPVNLVTDAAAWLRRRLGLKGGKVPSANTRYWLLGFVLVLAAVTGSLAWEWVNPVSMFHRGLIFGFGLSWGIVGGIFLYDLLIAPRGWCGHLCPQGAFYGLIGKSAMLRVSANRRSACNDCMDCFAVCPEPQVIRPALKGVGQDHPLILDGDCTSCGRCIDVCGKDVFRISTRFDRSES, from the coding sequence ATGAGCGCGAATGCCCAGAGCCGTGGCGCGGTGCCGCCAACCAGCGTGCGCGGTGCCGCGATGCGCGGCGTGGTCGCACGTCCGGGCGCGGAAGCCATCGAAGCCAAGGGCTGGTTGATCGCGCACAAGTGGCTGCTGCTGCGGCGTGCCAGCCAGCTCGGCATTCTCGCGCTGTTCATGGTCGGGCCGTGGTTCGGCTGGTGGATCGTCAAGGGCAATCTGGCTTCGAGCCTGACCCTGGGCGTGCTGCCGCTGACCGATCCCTTCCTGATCGCACAGCAGGCCGCTGCCGGGCACTGGCCGTATCGTGAAGCGTTGATCGGCGGCGGCATTGTGATGGCTTTCTATCTGCTGCTCGGTGGCCGCATGTTCTGTGCCTGGGTGTGTCCGGTCAATCTGGTGACGGATGCCGCAGCCTGGCTGCGGCGCCGGCTTGGCCTCAAGGGCGGCAAGGTGCCCTCGGCCAACACCCGTTACTGGCTGCTCGGCTTCGTGCTGGTGCTGGCTGCGGTGACCGGGTCGCTGGCATGGGAGTGGGTGAATCCGGTGTCGATGTTTCATCGCGGGCTGATCTTCGGTTTCGGTCTGTCGTGGGGCATCGTCGGCGGCATCTTCCTCTACGACCTGCTGATCGCGCCGCGTGGCTGGTGTGGCCACCTGTGTCCGCAGGGCGCTTTTTACGGACTGATCGGCAAGAGCGCGATGCTGCGCGTTTCGGCCAACCGGCGCAGCGCCTGTAACGACTGCATGGACTGCTTTGCAGTCTGCCCCGAACCTCAGGTCATTCGTCCCGCGCTCAAGGGTGTGGGGCAGGACCATCCGCTGATCCTCGATGGCGACTGCACCTCGTGTGGCCGCTGTATCGATGTCTGTGGCAAGGACGTTTTCCGTATTTCGACACGATTTGACAGGAGCGAGTCATGA
- a CDS encoding nitrate reductase cytochrome c-type subunit translates to MNKKTRQIALALMVALGLSAAAVPVGAQNVSSIRGADVSANELPAGSFKPVPDQPPIQRDYVQQPPLIPHKVEGYELTKNFNRCMDCHAWSRYKETGATKVSLTHFKDRDGGELSNISPRRYFCMQCHVPQMDAKPLVGNTFQRAEGLR, encoded by the coding sequence ATGAACAAGAAGACCCGACAAATTGCACTCGCGCTGATGGTCGCACTGGGCCTGAGCGCGGCCGCTGTGCCAGTCGGCGCGCAAAACGTCAGCAGTATCCGCGGCGCGGACGTTTCGGCCAACGAGCTGCCGGCGGGCAGTTTCAAGCCGGTGCCCGACCAGCCGCCGATCCAGCGCGACTATGTGCAGCAGCCGCCCTTGATCCCGCACAAGGTGGAGGGCTACGAACTGACCAAGAATTTCAACCGCTGCATGGATTGCCATGCGTGGAGCCGCTACAAGGAGACCGGGGCGACCAAGGTCAGCCTGACGCACTTCAAGGACCGCGACGGTGGCGAGTTGTCCAACATCTCGCCGCGACGCTACTTCTGCATGCAGTGCCACGTGCCGCAGATGGATGCCAAGCCGCTTGTCGGCAACACCTTCCAACGTGCCGAGGGCCTGCGCTAA
- a CDS encoding NapC/NirT family cytochrome c — protein sequence MTEKKGMRQRLRNAGWGAIVLLFAAGIVFWGGFNWALEMTNTEKFCISCHEMEDNVFQEYRNTIHYQNRTGVRATCPDCHVPKEWGPKMIRKIKASREVYGKIMGTINTREKFQEERLRLAENEWRRMKANNSQECRNCHNYEYFDYSVQGRRSNQMHQAGLAEGKTCIDCHKGIAHSLPAVDQSIGADHGGVAPEVFHPTPPKAE from the coding sequence ATGACTGAAAAGAAGGGAATGCGGCAGAGGCTGCGCAACGCCGGCTGGGGCGCCATCGTGCTGCTCTTTGCCGCCGGCATCGTGTTCTGGGGCGGGTTCAACTGGGCCCTGGAAATGACCAACACCGAGAAGTTCTGCATCTCGTGTCACGAGATGGAGGACAACGTGTTCCAGGAGTATCGCAACACGATCCACTACCAGAACCGCACCGGCGTGCGTGCGACCTGCCCGGACTGCCATGTGCCCAAGGAGTGGGGGCCGAAGATGATCCGCAAGATCAAGGCATCAAGGGAGGTCTATGGAAAGATCATGGGTACGATCAATACCCGCGAGAAGTTCCAGGAAGAGCGACTGCGCCTGGCAGAGAACGAGTGGCGGCGGATGAAGGCCAACAACTCGCAGGAATGCCGCAACTGCCATAACTACGAGTACTTCGACTACTCCGTTCAGGGCCGGCGCTCCAACCAGATGCACCAGGCCGGGCTGGCCGAAGGCAAGACCTGCATCGACTGCCACAAGGGCATCGCTCACTCCCTGCCCGCAGTGGATCAGAGCATCGGCGCCGATCACGGCGGCGTCGCCCCCGAGGTCTTCCACCCCACGCCACCGAAGGCTGAATAA
- the ccmA gene encoding cytochrome c biogenesis heme-transporting ATPase CcmA — protein MLEADNLACLKGDRLLFRGLALRLAAGELLRIAGPNGVGKTSLLRLVSGLALAEAGEVRWKGTAIGRDREAFHRDLLYLGHAPALNDMLTPLENLQFAVAAAGDDADAETCMQALVRIGLANQLDLPARVLSQGQRRRVGLARLFLSGRRPLWVLDEPFTALDVGAVEDLAGTLSDHCTSGGMVMLTTHQDAPFAVPPKVLDVGAFAC, from the coding sequence ATGCTCGAAGCCGACAATCTTGCCTGCCTGAAAGGCGACCGCCTGCTGTTTCGTGGCCTCGCCCTGCGCCTGGCGGCGGGTGAGCTGCTGCGGATTGCCGGCCCCAACGGGGTGGGCAAGACCAGCCTGCTGCGGCTGGTCTCCGGGCTTGCGCTGGCCGAGGCGGGAGAGGTGCGCTGGAAGGGGACGGCCATCGGCCGCGACCGCGAAGCATTTCACCGCGACCTGCTTTACCTGGGTCACGCGCCTGCACTCAACGACATGCTCACACCGCTCGAGAACCTGCAGTTTGCCGTTGCCGCCGCGGGCGACGATGCTGACGCCGAAACCTGCATGCAGGCGCTGGTGCGCATCGGCCTTGCCAATCAGCTCGATCTGCCCGCGCGGGTGCTTTCCCAGGGACAGCGCCGCAGGGTGGGGCTGGCACGCCTGTTTCTGTCCGGTCGGCGGCCCCTGTGGGTGCTGGACGAACCGTTTACCGCGCTCGATGTGGGCGCCGTCGAGGATCTGGCGGGCACGCTGTCGGACCATTGCACGTCTGGCGGCATGGTGATGCTCACGACGCACCAGGATGCACCATTCGCCGTGCCGCCCAAGGTGCTCGATGTCGGGGCGTTTGCGTGCTGA
- the ccmB gene encoding heme exporter protein CcmB: MLRTFFAVLRRDLLLAWRGRADVMVTLAFFVIVVCLFPFGVGAEPNLLRAIAPGVLWVAALLACLLSLHRLFAQDYADGTLEQLLLSSEPAVLWVLAKVLAFWLTTGLPVVAVAPGLALLLDLEQGALPVLVLSLALGTPILALLGAVGAALTLGVRGGGMLLALLILPLFVPVLIFGAGAVEAEASGTGAVAHLLLLGGGLAGALALAPLACAASLRISTE; the protein is encoded by the coding sequence GTGCTGAGGACCTTTTTTGCCGTTCTGCGCCGTGATCTGTTGCTGGCCTGGCGGGGCCGGGCCGACGTCATGGTGACGCTGGCCTTCTTCGTCATCGTGGTGTGCCTGTTTCCCTTCGGTGTCGGTGCCGAGCCCAACCTGTTGCGGGCGATTGCGCCCGGCGTGCTGTGGGTGGCGGCCTTGCTGGCCTGCCTGTTGTCGCTGCACCGCCTGTTTGCACAGGACTATGCCGACGGAACTTTGGAGCAGCTGCTTCTGTCAAGTGAGCCGGCAGTGCTGTGGGTGCTGGCGAAGGTGCTGGCGTTCTGGCTCACCACAGGCCTGCCTGTCGTGGCGGTGGCACCCGGCCTGGCGCTGTTACTTGACCTTGAGCAAGGCGCGTTGCCGGTGCTGGTCTTAAGTTTGGCGCTGGGTACCCCGATTCTTGCCCTGCTGGGCGCGGTCGGCGCAGCGCTGACACTGGGTGTACGTGGTGGTGGCATGCTGCTGGCACTGCTGATCCTGCCGCTGTTCGTGCCGGTGCTGATTTTCGGTGCCGGCGCGGTGGAAGCCGAGGCTTCCGGCACGGGGGCGGTGGCGCATCTGCTGCTGCTTGGCGGCGGTCTTGCCGGGGCCCTCGCACTGGCACCACTGGCGTGCGCTGCATCGTTGCGTATTTCGACTGAATGA
- the ccmC gene encoding heme ABC transporter permease CcmC, with protein sequence MNSSPRGPSLLRFAAPQNFYPLAGRMAPWFAAIAVVLTLAGLWLAFFVAPVDATQGNVYRVIFIHVPAAWMSMFIYLVMAFWSAVGLIMNTRLSFVMSQALAPTGAMFCFVALLTGALWGRPTWGAYWVWDARLTSQLLLLFLYFGFIALTRAIEDPRRGDRAGAIIALVGAVNVPVIYFSVKWWNTLHQGASVSLTKAPSMATTMLVGMLVMAFASWAYTLAVTLWRVRPMILERERHTEWVGAVLDREGARS encoded by the coding sequence ATGAACTCAAGTCCGCGTGGTCCCAGCCTGCTCCGTTTTGCCGCTCCGCAGAATTTCTATCCGCTGGCCGGGCGCATGGCGCCCTGGTTTGCGGCGATCGCCGTCGTGCTTACGCTGGCCGGCTTGTGGCTGGCGTTCTTCGTGGCGCCGGTCGATGCGACGCAGGGCAACGTGTATCGCGTCATCTTCATCCACGTGCCGGCGGCATGGATGTCGATGTTCATTTACCTGGTGATGGCATTCTGGTCGGCGGTCGGGCTGATCATGAACACCCGCCTGTCTTTTGTCATGAGTCAGGCGCTGGCGCCAACCGGCGCGATGTTCTGTTTCGTGGCCTTGTTGACCGGTGCCTTGTGGGGGCGGCCGACCTGGGGTGCATACTGGGTGTGGGATGCGCGCCTGACCTCGCAGCTGCTGCTGCTGTTCCTCTACTTCGGCTTCATCGCGCTGACCCGTGCCATCGAGGACCCGCGCCGCGGCGATCGTGCCGGTGCCATCATCGCGCTGGTCGGGGCCGTTAATGTGCCAGTCATCTACTTTTCGGTTAAATGGTGGAACACCCTGCATCAGGGGGCGTCGGTCAGTCTGACCAAGGCGCCGTCGATGGCCACCACCATGCTGGTCGGCATGCTGGTGATGGCGTTTGCCTCATGGGCCTACACCCTCGCGGTGACCCTGTGGCGGGTGCGGCCGATGATTCTCGAGCGCGAGCGTCACACCGAATGGGTGGGGGCGGTGCTCGATCGTGAAGGAGCGCGAAGCTGA
- the ccmD gene encoding heme exporter protein CcmD, with the protein MQWESWSAFWDMGGAGAFVWGSYGITFAVIALELVLVFQRRKDTVKRLLRWRRAVGKDGSGRAAARMES; encoded by the coding sequence ATGCAATGGGAGTCGTGGTCTGCGTTCTGGGACATGGGTGGTGCGGGCGCCTTCGTATGGGGCAGCTATGGCATCACCTTCGCTGTTATCGCGCTGGAACTTGTGCTGGTGTTTCAGCGTCGGAAGGACACCGTGAAGCGGTTGTTGCGCTGGCGCCGCGCGGTGGGCAAAGATGGATCGGGGCGCGCTGCCGCCCGCATGGAGTCTTGA
- the ccmE gene encoding cytochrome c maturation protein CcmE, translating into MKPRSKRMMLVGGGVALLVAAVALVLSAFQQNLVFFHTPTDVMEGKAPTGKTFRIGGLVEDGSLQREADGLTVRFAITDTAKVIPVTYKGTLPDLFKEGKGAVIQGSLGADGQFRATEVLAKHDENYMPPEAAHAVEEAQKTAATVSQ; encoded by the coding sequence ATGAAACCCCGTAGCAAACGCATGATGCTGGTCGGTGGTGGCGTGGCGCTGCTCGTTGCAGCCGTTGCGCTGGTGTTGTCCGCTTTTCAGCAGAACCTGGTGTTCTTTCACACGCCGACCGATGTCATGGAGGGCAAGGCGCCCACCGGCAAGACCTTCCGCATTGGCGGTCTGGTCGAGGACGGATCGCTGCAGCGCGAAGCCGACGGGCTCACCGTCCGCTTTGCCATCACCGATACTGCCAAGGTGATCCCGGTCACCTACAAGGGCACGCTGCCCGACCTGTTCAAGGAAGGCAAGGGTGCCGTGATCCAGGGCTCGCTTGGCGCGGACGGTCAGTTCCGCGCCACCGAAGTGCTGGCCAAGCACGACGAGAACTACATGCCGCCGGAAGCCGCTCACGCGGTTGAAGAAGCACAGAAAACCGCCGCGACGGTGAGCCAATGA
- a CDS encoding heme lyase CcmF/NrfE family subunit, with the protein MIPELGHFALVMALVLSLVQAVVPLVGASRNNPSMMAVARPAAQGQFVFVVFAFACLTWAFINSDFSVRLAAVNSNSDTPLMYKITGVWGNHEGSLLLWAMSLSLWTVAVSVFSRSVPQPFLARVIGVLGCVSVGFIAFMLVTSNPFDRLLPGAAEGRDLNPLLQDPGMIIHPPLLYMGYVGFSVAFAFAIAALLTGRLDAAWARWSRPWTIAAWVFLTAGIMVGSAWAYYELGWGGWWFWDPVENASFMPWLLGTALIHSLAVTEKRGAFRSWTVLLAIGAFSLSLLGTFLVRSGVITSVHAFATDPARGMFILGLLVLVIGVSLLLYAWRAPRLTGGGSFGLVSRETTLLGNNVLLAVVSASVLLGTLYPLFLDALNMGKISVGPPYFEAVFVPLMTPVVVLMMFAPFLRWKNDKVDAVARRLAPAGVASILIGVGGAFAIGHPTWRTMLGLTLAAWVVLASFQLLASRLRERAGATMSSRLSTIPAAWWGMWTAHFGIGIFIIGVTLVSSIDASLDLRMKEGDRADFAGYSFNFKGVERIAGPNYDASRATIELSKDGKLVDLLTPEKRVYRAMGMPMTEASLNIGPFRDIYASLGEQLPEGDWIVSLHRKPFISWIWVGCILMALGGIFAAADRRYRRLAERSAPKGAAQQAI; encoded by the coding sequence ATGATCCCCGAACTTGGTCACTTTGCCCTTGTCATGGCGCTGGTCCTGTCGCTGGTGCAGGCCGTTGTGCCGCTCGTGGGGGCGTCGCGCAACAATCCGTCGATGATGGCCGTTGCCCGGCCTGCGGCGCAGGGGCAGTTCGTCTTCGTGGTGTTTGCCTTTGCCTGTCTGACCTGGGCCTTCATCAACAGCGATTTCTCGGTTCGACTGGCTGCGGTCAACTCCAACAGCGATACGCCGCTGATGTACAAGATCACCGGCGTGTGGGGCAACCACGAGGGCTCGCTGCTGCTGTGGGCGATGTCGCTGTCGCTATGGACCGTGGCGGTCAGCGTGTTTTCGCGCAGCGTGCCACAGCCGTTTCTGGCGCGGGTCATCGGTGTGCTGGGCTGTGTCAGCGTCGGCTTCATCGCCTTCATGCTGGTGACATCCAACCCCTTTGACCGCCTGCTGCCGGGTGCGGCGGAGGGGCGTGACCTGAATCCGCTGCTGCAGGATCCGGGCATGATCATTCACCCACCGCTGCTGTACATGGGCTATGTCGGATTCTCGGTCGCGTTCGCGTTCGCCATTGCGGCACTGCTGACCGGACGCCTGGACGCGGCATGGGCGCGCTGGTCGCGGCCATGGACGATCGCCGCCTGGGTCTTCCTCACTGCCGGCATCATGGTGGGTTCGGCCTGGGCGTATTACGAACTGGGCTGGGGTGGCTGGTGGTTCTGGGATCCGGTGGAAAACGCCTCGTTCATGCCGTGGTTGCTGGGCACCGCACTGATCCATTCGCTCGCGGTAACCGAAAAGCGCGGTGCGTTCCGCAGCTGGACGGTGCTGCTGGCCATTGGCGCGTTTTCGCTGTCGCTGCTCGGTACCTTCCTCGTGCGCTCCGGCGTGATCACCAGCGTGCACGCCTTCGCCACCGACCCGGCGCGCGGCATGTTCATTCTCGGCCTGCTGGTGCTGGTGATCGGGGTGTCGCTGCTGCTGTACGCGTGGCGTGCGCCGCGCCTTACCGGTGGCGGCAGCTTCGGCCTCGTTTCGCGCGAAACCACGCTGCTGGGCAACAACGTGCTGTTGGCGGTGGTGTCGGCCTCGGTGCTGCTGGGTACGCTGTATCCGCTTTTCCTCGACGCGCTCAACATGGGCAAGATCTCGGTCGGCCCACCGTATTTCGAGGCGGTTTTCGTGCCGCTGATGACGCCGGTCGTGGTGCTGATGATGTTCGCGCCCTTCCTGCGCTGGAAGAACGACAAGGTGGATGCGGTCGCAAGGCGCCTGGCCCCGGCCGGCGTTGCGAGCATCCTCATTGGCGTGGGCGGTGCATTCGCGATCGGTCATCCGACCTGGCGCACGATGCTCGGGCTCACCCTTGCGGCATGGGTCGTGCTGGCGAGCTTCCAGCTGCTTGCCAGTCGTCTGCGTGAGCGTGCGGGTGCAACGATGTCGAGTCGTCTTTCCACCATCCCCGCTGCATGGTGGGGCATGTGGACTGCCCACTTCGGCATTGGCATCTTCATCATTGGCGTGACGCTTGTCAGCAGCATCGATGCCAGCCTCGACTTGCGCATGAAGGAGGGTGACCGTGCCGATTTTGCCGGCTACAGCTTCAACTTCAAGGGCGTGGAGCGCATTGCGGGACCCAACTACGATGCCTCGCGGGCAACGATCGAACTGAGCAAGGACGGGAAGCTCGTAGACCTGCTGACGCCGGAGAAGCGCGTGTATCGCGCCATGGGCATGCCGATGACGGAAGCCTCCCTCAATATCGGCCCCTTCCGCGATATCTACGCCTCGCTCGGCGAGCAGTTGCCGGAGGGTGACTGGATCGTGAGTCTGCACCGCAAGCCCTTCATCAGCTGGATCTGGGTGGGCTGCATCCTGATGGCGCTCGGCGGCATTTTTGCCGCTGCAGATCGTCGTTACCGCCGTCTGGCCGAACGCAGCGCCCCCAAGGGTGCTGCGCAGCAAGCCATCTGA